The Lactobacillus sp. ESL0680 genome has a segment encoding these proteins:
- a CDS encoding response regulator transcription factor, protein MKLKILMVEDDNSVAEMMGMFFAKEGWTQEVAVDGVQAVEMFKRHPDEYDLITLDLNLPKKDGIQVTKEIRALSPSVPIIMLTARDSEADQILGLGVGADDYVSKPFSPLALIARIKALHRRIMIEDNQNKPEMSQSTDNFDVHTNHVKISKARREVLFDDKKVANITPKEFDLLYTMAQKPKQVFSRSQLLEAVWGYDYFGEERTVDAHIKKLRQKLEKVGADVIQTVWGVGYKFDDEQVNK, encoded by the coding sequence ATGAAACTGAAAATTTTGATGGTTGAGGATGATAACTCTGTTGCCGAAATGATGGGGATGTTTTTTGCTAAAGAGGGCTGGACACAAGAAGTTGCTGTTGATGGTGTTCAAGCCGTGGAAATGTTTAAAAGACACCCTGATGAGTATGATCTAATTACTTTGGACCTTAATTTACCTAAAAAAGATGGCATTCAGGTGACTAAGGAAATCCGTGCACTATCGCCAAGTGTGCCAATAATTATGTTGACGGCGCGTGATAGTGAAGCCGACCAGATTTTGGGATTAGGCGTTGGCGCTGATGATTACGTTTCTAAACCATTTAGTCCGCTAGCTCTAATTGCACGGATTAAGGCCTTGCATCGGCGAATTATGATTGAAGACAACCAAAACAAACCTGAGATGTCACAATCTACCGATAACTTTGATGTTCATACTAACCATGTCAAAATTTCTAAGGCGCGGCGTGAAGTATTGTTTGATGACAAAAAGGTGGCTAATATTACGCCAAAGGAATTCGACTTGCTCTATACAATGGCACAAAAGCCCAAGCAGGTTTTTTCTCGTAGTCAGTTACTTGAAGCAGTCTGGGGTTACGATTATTTTGGTGAAGAACGTACAGTTGATGCTCACATTAAAAAGCTGCGGCAAAAATTAGAAAAAGTTGGTGCTGATGTAATTCAAACTGTTTGGGGAGTTGGCTATAAGTTTGATGATGAGCAGGTCAATAAATGA
- a CDS encoding HAMP domain-containing sensor histidine kinase, which yields MKSIYQHLLSFLLIIITTVSIIGYAEIKSVTTQSYEQNYRRMEDYASSLGDLAASDQKNGTVMLNSEFLDQLQFVLRGDDLHLHIFNNQGVQIYPKSRRLLRLKRNVFAVLSSGKEIHVRNNNEERSYLCHTRNPYTGVIVPWMSGHKIIGAIWLGSLVKDVERPIETAKHNLINALIIALLVGLVMSIILSYYSTNKINRLSRATKKVQSGNFDVQIEYKGNDEIDQLAASFNKMVQALKKYDQEVKTQEKRRDQFMADAAHEMRTPLTTINGILEGLQYDAIPEESKPKSIDLMRRETKRLIRLVNENLDYEKIRNNQINLTKTKFNAKKILEDVVIQLRQNADKANDQLELRAPNELPIYADRDRLTQIIVNLVQNAIQFTTNGHIVLSGRRITHGTQIIVKDDGIGMSKKQMKYIFERFFKADPSRARLGTGESGLGLAIVSSLVKQHGGKVEVTSEMGQGAEFTITIYDQGYEQYLGK from the coding sequence ATGAAGTCGATTTACCAGCATTTACTTAGCTTTTTGCTAATCATTATTACGACAGTGTCAATTATTGGTTATGCCGAGATTAAGTCGGTAACAACGCAGTCTTATGAGCAAAATTATCGGCGCATGGAAGATTATGCATCATCATTAGGTGACTTAGCTGCCAGCGACCAAAAGAATGGCACAGTTATGCTTAACTCTGAATTTTTGGATCAATTGCAGTTTGTTTTGCGTGGTGATGACCTGCACCTGCATATTTTTAACAATCAGGGAGTACAAATCTACCCTAAAAGTCGGCGCTTGTTACGCTTAAAGAGGAATGTGTTTGCGGTTTTAAGCAGCGGCAAAGAAATCCATGTTAGAAATAATAATGAAGAGCGGTCATACTTGTGTCATACAAGAAATCCGTACACGGGAGTAATTGTTCCCTGGATGAGTGGCCATAAGATTATTGGGGCAATTTGGCTGGGTTCACTTGTAAAGGATGTTGAGCGTCCAATTGAAACGGCCAAGCATAATTTGATTAATGCTTTAATTATTGCCTTACTTGTTGGCTTAGTTATGAGTATCATCTTAAGCTATTATTCGACTAACAAGATCAACCGGCTGTCGAGAGCAACTAAAAAAGTACAGTCTGGTAATTTTGACGTTCAGATTGAGTACAAGGGCAATGATGAAATCGACCAGTTGGCTGCTAGTTTTAATAAAATGGTGCAGGCGCTAAAAAAATATGACCAAGAAGTTAAAACGCAGGAAAAACGGCGCGACCAATTTATGGCTGATGCGGCTCATGAGATGCGAACACCATTAACGACGATCAATGGCATTCTTGAGGGCCTGCAGTATGATGCCATTCCAGAAGAATCTAAACCAAAATCAATTGACTTAATGCGCCGAGAGACTAAACGCTTAATTCGCCTAGTTAATGAAAATTTGGATTACGAAAAGATCCGCAATAATCAAATCAATTTGACTAAGACAAAATTTAATGCCAAGAAGATTCTAGAAGATGTTGTAATCCAATTAAGGCAAAATGCCGATAAGGCTAACGACCAACTTGAATTAAGGGCGCCGAATGAATTGCCGATTTATGCGGATCGTGATCGATTGACGCAAATTATTGTTAATCTGGTTCAGAATGCAATTCAATTTACTACTAATGGTCATATCGTGCTTAGTGGCCGCAGAATAACTCATGGCACGCAAATCATTGTCAAGGACGATGGCATTGGGATGAGTAAGAAGCAAATGAAGTATATTTTTGAACGCTTCTTTAAAGCTGATCCATCAAGGGCACGGCTAGGTACAGGTGAATCTGGGTTAGGATTAGCGATTGTATCATCGCTTGTTAAGCAGCATGGCGGCAAGGTAGAGGTAACTTCTGAAATGGGGCAAGGTGCAGAATTTACAATTACCATTTATGACCAGGGTTACGAGCAATATTTAGGTAAATAG
- a CDS encoding SPFH domain-containing protein, protein MFLLIIFILLIAFFIAGCRVVPQNNEGLIETLGKYSKTVKAGFVFIIPFIQKIRRVSLAMFPAEISKYSIITKDNAEITTSLTLNYLVTDSYKYFYNNTDSVKSMVELIRGHLRDIIGRMDLNEALGSTSKINTQLSEAIGDLTDIYGIRVVRVNIDELLPSPEIQKAMDKQLTADREKIAAIEKAEGEAKNIELTTKAKNDALIATAKANAEAIKTKADAEAYRINQLQTSLANASEGYFRNQSLDSFNQLAAGPDNLIVVSKDEMTNLSELPASAKVWHQAEGK, encoded by the coding sequence ATGTTTTTACTAATTATTTTTATTCTTCTAATTGCATTTTTTATCGCGGGCTGTCGGGTTGTGCCGCAGAATAATGAAGGCTTAATCGAGACTTTAGGTAAGTATTCTAAAACCGTTAAAGCTGGTTTTGTTTTTATTATCCCCTTCATCCAAAAAATACGACGCGTTTCTTTGGCGATGTTTCCTGCAGAAATTTCCAAATATTCAATTATTACTAAAGACAATGCCGAAATCACAACTAGCCTAACCTTAAACTATCTGGTAACTGATTCTTACAAGTATTTTTATAACAACACAGACTCAGTTAAATCCATGGTTGAATTAATTCGCGGTCACTTACGCGACATTATCGGCCGAATGGACCTGAACGAGGCATTGGGTTCAACAAGTAAAATTAACACCCAATTATCCGAAGCCATTGGCGATTTAACAGACATCTACGGCATTCGCGTTGTTCGGGTTAACATTGATGAACTGCTGCCGAGTCCTGAAATTCAAAAGGCAATGGACAAGCAATTAACTGCTGACCGGGAGAAAATCGCAGCCATTGAAAAAGCTGAAGGTGAAGCAAAAAACATTGAATTAACAACTAAGGCCAAAAACGATGCTTTAATTGCCACTGCCAAAGCTAACGCCGAAGCAATTAAGACTAAAGCTGATGCCGAAGCATACCGCATTAATCAACTGCAGACTAGTCTTGCCAATGCTAGTGAGGGCTACTTTAGAAACCAAAGTCTAGATAGCTTTAATCAGTTAGCTGCTGGCCCAGACAATTTGATTGTCGTAAGTAAAGACGAAATGACTAACTTAAGTGAATTGCCGGCTTCCGCTAAAGTATGGCACCAAGCTGAAGGAAAATAA
- a CDS encoding LTA synthase family protein: protein MKKKNLANFMQTRTGFFILLVLLFVLKYIFAAYHDFNLGISDPYQHIIMWLSPLGTAILLLSIGFYFPKPIVSYWVMLLMDFANTCLLFANILYYREFSDFITVKTITNAGKVAPGLGKSAVSLLQPSDILLWLDLILVIALLVTHKLKIDQKSYGLLTPFTITSFGFFVLALNIFLAESSRPRLLRNTFDRAYVVKYLGLDTYTVYDGIKNEQTEQVNRNANAADLNKILNFTKKNKIPANANYFGKEKGKNVIVIHLESFQQFLIGLKVNGKEVTPFLNSIYHDKHTISFDNFYHQVGIGRTSDAENMLETGTYGIADGSLFTALGGSNTFQAAPQILHEHGNYTSAVFHGNVGTFWNRDEVYKNLGYNYFFDQNYFSTDKDDKKEYGVKDKLLFAESIKYLERMQQPFYTKFITVTNHTPFSMDNQDLDPHFQTTDTSDKTINNYFETAHYLDESIREFFAYLKKSGLAKNTMVVIYGDHYGLTNSENQTLAPIVGESSDTWSSYNDTQMQRVPFMIHAPNLKGKINHEVAGEIDVLPTLMHLLGISNKHYVQFGSDLLSRQYRPWIVFRNGTIVSQKYVIIGAKGKKGLVYDRKTGKQIINFTKQEKEEIADLAKKAKQSLKYSDLLNNHNLLRFYTPKGFKPVNPNQFDYLTNFQQMEKIQNKLKKKSTALINVHHGSTTKLYKTDAPELKGRDEEITEIPESVRGNHLTEKKNKSSKNKKKAYNK from the coding sequence TTGAAAAAAAAGAATCTAGCAAACTTCATGCAGACAAGAACAGGCTTTTTTATCCTGCTCGTCTTGCTATTTGTCCTAAAGTACATCTTTGCGGCATACCATGATTTCAATTTAGGTATTTCTGATCCTTATCAGCACATCATTATGTGGCTTAGTCCGCTGGGAACAGCAATTTTGCTCTTGAGCATCGGCTTTTATTTTCCTAAACCGATTGTTTCCTATTGGGTCATGCTGTTGATGGACTTTGCCAATACCTGCCTATTATTTGCTAATATCCTCTATTATCGTGAATTTTCAGATTTTATTACAGTTAAGACAATTACTAATGCGGGTAAAGTTGCCCCAGGCTTAGGCAAAAGTGCAGTTTCACTCTTGCAGCCGTCAGATATTCTGCTCTGGCTCGACCTAATTTTGGTCATTGCCCTATTAGTGACACATAAATTAAAAATCGATCAGAAGTCTTACGGGCTCTTAACGCCGTTTACCATTACTTCATTCGGCTTTTTTGTTTTGGCATTAAATATTTTCCTGGCTGAATCGTCCAGACCGCGGCTTTTAAGAAATACCTTTGACCGCGCTTATGTTGTTAAGTACCTTGGTCTTGATACATATACCGTTTATGACGGTATTAAAAATGAACAAACCGAGCAGGTCAACCGTAATGCCAATGCAGCTGATTTGAACAAAATTCTTAATTTTACCAAGAAAAACAAGATACCTGCTAATGCCAATTATTTTGGTAAAGAAAAAGGCAAAAACGTCATCGTTATTCACCTTGAAAGTTTCCAGCAATTTTTAATTGGATTAAAGGTCAACGGCAAAGAAGTAACACCATTTCTAAATTCAATCTATCACGACAAGCACACGATCAGTTTTGACAACTTTTACCATCAGGTCGGTATCGGCCGTACTAGTGATGCCGAAAACATGCTGGAGACTGGCACTTATGGTATCGCTGATGGGTCACTTTTTACCGCTCTTGGCGGTTCAAATACCTTCCAAGCTGCACCGCAAATTTTACATGAACATGGCAATTACACTTCTGCTGTCTTCCACGGTAATGTCGGTACCTTCTGGAATCGTGACGAAGTCTATAAGAATTTAGGCTACAATTACTTTTTTGACCAAAATTATTTCAGCACTGATAAGGATGATAAAAAGGAATACGGCGTCAAAGATAAGCTGCTTTTTGCCGAAAGTATCAAGTATTTAGAACGCATGCAGCAGCCCTTCTACACCAAGTTTATTACGGTAACCAACCACACGCCGTTCTCAATGGATAACCAGGATCTTGACCCGCATTTTCAAACCACTGATACCAGCGACAAAACCATCAATAATTATTTTGAAACTGCCCATTATCTAGATGAATCCATCCGCGAATTTTTTGCTTACTTGAAAAAATCTGGTTTGGCCAAGAACACAATGGTTGTCATCTATGGCGACCATTACGGTTTAACAAACTCTGAAAATCAAACTTTGGCGCCAATTGTCGGCGAAAGTTCTGACACTTGGAGTAGTTATAATGATACGCAAATGCAGCGGGTGCCTTTCATGATTCACGCGCCTAATCTAAAAGGCAAAATCAACCACGAAGTCGCCGGTGAAATTGACGTCTTGCCGACCTTGATGCACCTGTTGGGCATCAGCAATAAGCATTACGTGCAATTCGGCAGTGACCTATTATCACGGCAGTATCGCCCGTGGATCGTCTTTCGTAACGGTACAATTGTCAGCCAAAAATACGTGATTATTGGCGCCAAAGGTAAAAAAGGTCTTGTCTATGACCGTAAGACTGGCAAGCAAATTATCAACTTTACCAAGCAGGAAAAAGAAGAAATAGCAGACCTTGCCAAAAAGGCGAAGCAATCCTTAAAATATTCCGACTTGCTTAATAACCATAATTTGTTGCGTTTTTACACGCCAAAAGGCTTTAAGCCTGTTAATCCCAACCAGTTTGATTATCTAACCAATTTTCAACAAATGGAAAAAATTCAAAATAAATTGAAGAAAAAATCAACGGCACTGATTAATGTCCATCATGGCTCAACGACAAAACTTTACAAAACTGACGCACCTGAATTAAAGGGTCGCGATGAAGAAATCACCGAAATTCCCGAATCTGTTCGCGGCAACCACCTGACAGAAAAGAAAAATAAATCTAGTAAAAACAAGAAAAAGGCATATAATAAATAA
- a CDS encoding VanZ family protein — protein sequence MIFLGPLYNIIAQNLATKINHFALIKLLMLAIDKTILYFLLFAVVRLLWLMAIRRRRSIKSEASVWLFAFYLILVLMLTTFRNTYFPWQLTFYFSRPLSEINLVFLKETWKLVYAQSRLDFFYNSFGNVLCFVPFGFLAPFVFSKKQTFARVLLAGMIFSIFIEGMQFLLETGVSDIDDVFFNSCGAAIGYLLYWVFKSVRNKFAKH from the coding sequence ATGATTTTTTTAGGACCGCTGTATAATATCATTGCGCAAAACTTAGCCACTAAAATCAACCACTTTGCGTTGATTAAGCTGCTGATGTTGGCAATTGATAAAACTATTCTGTATTTTTTATTGTTTGCCGTTGTACGCTTACTCTGGTTAATGGCAATCAGGCGCCGGCGCTCAATCAAGTCCGAAGCCAGCGTGTGGCTGTTTGCATTTTATCTTATTTTAGTGTTAATGCTGACGACTTTTCGAAATACATATTTTCCGTGGCAGCTGACTTTTTATTTTAGCAGGCCATTAAGTGAAATCAACTTGGTATTTTTAAAAGAAACATGGAAATTAGTGTATGCTCAAAGCCGGCTCGACTTTTTCTATAATTCGTTTGGTAATGTGTTGTGTTTTGTACCGTTTGGCTTTTTGGCACCATTTGTTTTTTCAAAAAAGCAAACTTTTGCTAGAGTATTACTAGCAGGAATGATTTTTTCAATTTTTATTGAAGGGATGCAATTTTTGCTTGAAACTGGTGTTAGTGATATTGATGATGTCTTTTTTAATAGTTGTGGTGCAGCTATTGGATATTTACTTTATTGGGTGTTTAAGTCTGTGCGTAATAAGTTTGCAAAACATTAA
- a CDS encoding glucose-6-phosphate isomerase, which produces MSLIKFDSTKLTPFVHENELSEMQALVNAAAQELKEGTGAGNDFLGWVDLPVDYDKEEFSRIKKAAKKIQGDSEVLICIGIGGSYLGAQAAIEFLNSSFYGKGQDKYPTIVFCGNSLSGSYLHDLIAWLGDKDFSINVISKSGTTTEAAVAFRIFKDKLIKKYGKEEAQKRIYATTDRAKGALKTEADAEGYEEFVVPDDIGGRYSVLSAVGLLPIAASGADIDQLMQGAADARSDYDDTDLTKATPYQYAALRNILYRKGYTTEIVENYEPTLRMFGEWCKQLMGESEGKDNKGIWPSSANFSTDLHSLGQYIQEGLRNLFETVIRVENPANDVEIPADDRNLDQLNFLAGKSLNYVNERAYQGVVLAHTDGGVPVMTVNIPDQTEHTLGYLIYFFELAIAISGYLNGINPFNQPGVEAYKRNMFGLLNKPGYEDLHDDLTARFNK; this is translated from the coding sequence ATGAGTTTGATTAAATTTGACAGCACTAAATTGACGCCATTTGTTCATGAAAATGAACTCAGTGAGATGCAAGCATTGGTTAATGCTGCCGCTCAAGAATTAAAAGAGGGCACTGGTGCGGGCAATGATTTCTTAGGCTGGGTTGATTTGCCAGTTGATTATGATAAGGAAGAATTTAGCCGGATTAAAAAGGCCGCTAAGAAAATCCAAGGCGATTCTGAAGTTTTAATTTGTATCGGGATTGGCGGTTCATACCTTGGCGCTCAAGCTGCGATTGAGTTTTTGAACAGCTCATTTTATGGCAAGGGCCAAGATAAGTACCCAACGATTGTTTTCTGTGGTAATTCACTTTCAGGATCATATCTGCATGATTTAATAGCTTGGCTGGGTGATAAGGACTTTAGTATTAATGTTATTTCTAAATCGGGAACAACAACTGAAGCCGCTGTAGCTTTTAGAATTTTTAAAGACAAATTAATTAAAAAATACGGCAAAGAAGAAGCACAGAAACGGATTTATGCAACAACCGATCGTGCTAAGGGCGCTCTGAAGACCGAAGCCGATGCAGAAGGTTACGAAGAATTTGTTGTTCCTGATGATATTGGCGGTCGTTACAGTGTACTATCAGCTGTCGGCTTATTGCCAATTGCGGCATCTGGCGCCGATATTGACCAATTGATGCAAGGTGCAGCTGATGCCCGCAGCGATTATGATGATACTGATTTGACTAAGGCTACGCCTTACCAATATGCTGCATTGCGGAATATTTTGTACCGGAAGGGCTACACAACAGAAATTGTTGAAAATTATGAACCAACTTTAAGAATGTTTGGTGAATGGTGCAAGCAATTAATGGGTGAATCAGAAGGTAAGGACAATAAGGGAATTTGGCCATCAAGTGCTAACTTCTCAACTGATTTGCACTCTTTGGGACAATACATTCAAGAAGGTTTGCGTAACTTGTTTGAAACAGTTATTCGCGTTGAAAATCCGGCTAATGATGTAGAAATTCCTGCTGATGACCGTAACTTGGACCAACTTAACTTCTTAGCTGGTAAGAGTTTAAATTATGTTAATGAACGTGCTTATCAAGGTGTAGTACTGGCTCATACTGATGGCGGCGTACCTGTAATGACGGTTAACATTCCTGATCAAACTGAACACACTCTTGGCTATTTGATTTACTTCTTTGAATTAGCAATTGCGATTTCTGGTTATTTAAACGGAATCAATCCATTCAACCAACCAGGTGTTGAAGCATACAAGCGTAATATGTTTGGTCTGCTTAACAAGCCAGGTTATGAAGATCTGCACGATGATTTAACTGCACGTTTCAATAAATAA
- a CDS encoding ECF transporter S component produces the protein MADDSKSKLTLGQLVFLALLTALNVVLSRILIIPIPATHGNINFCDTGIFLAAITLGPVAGLLVGGLSGFLLDLLSGYAQFMLFSLVIHGLEGLLVGLLVKKAVQDGRKWLRYILALAVGIIVMVGGYYLANWLLYSTAAGVLGLLTDTIQGIAGAIVAVILLPALQKVLLKYRQL, from the coding sequence ATGGCAGATGATAGTAAAAGTAAGTTAACACTTGGTCAATTAGTCTTTTTAGCATTGCTGACGGCGCTGAACGTTGTACTTAGTCGGATATTAATTATTCCGATTCCAGCAACTCACGGCAATATCAATTTTTGTGATACCGGAATTTTTTTGGCGGCAATCACATTAGGACCAGTTGCTGGACTATTAGTTGGCGGGTTATCCGGATTTTTACTTGATTTACTTTCTGGGTACGCACAATTCATGCTCTTTTCACTGGTTATTCATGGACTAGAAGGACTACTTGTGGGCTTGTTGGTGAAAAAGGCAGTACAAGATGGTCGCAAATGGTTGCGCTACATCTTGGCACTTGCTGTTGGTATTATTGTGATGGTTGGCGGATATTATTTGGCTAATTGGCTGTTATATTCCACGGCAGCTGGTGTTTTAGGACTTTTGACCGATACTATTCAAGGAATAGCTGGTGCGATTGTTGCCGTGATCTTGCTGCCAGCTTTGCAAAAAGTGTTGCTCAAATATCGGCAGCTTTAA
- a CDS encoding MFS transporter, with product MEKKVVTPKHVGAIISCALMAFVSILTETSLNVTFPTMMKQFHIGLGLVQWTTTGYLLAIAIIMVASSYLNDRFSAKQLFLTAAITFIVGSFVAGTATNFWLLLTGRLISAFGAGLSIPLMFNLVVELIPQDKWGFYMGITGLVVILAPSLGPTFGGTVVYFYGWPLIFGIAAIIGLIILVLGLFMVEQYHEKKHPQFDWRSYIIIAAAMVIFSLTFNQIGQGLTNIWFWLGMIVVAVLGWLFIKSVKNSDKQLLNLAVFKNKAFICALISYLLLQFINIGTSFALPNYVQIVNHSSSLVGGLILLPGCILSGVLNPWFGHIYDQKGAKLPLLTGTIFCMIACILFAIFSLKISTIMIVVFYGIMIIGRQLAFNNTMAEASKLQPDELHTDATAVFQTGQQYAGSLGTTVMATIISAWQKKPGNYAAMTAKGSQIAFIVLIFASAIILCSYLRMFKLERQNSN from the coding sequence ATGGAGAAAAAAGTAGTAACACCAAAGCACGTTGGGGCAATTATTAGCTGCGCCTTAATGGCTTTTGTTTCAATTTTGACCGAAACGAGTTTAAATGTTACTTTTCCAACGATGATGAAGCAATTTCATATTGGCTTAGGATTGGTGCAGTGGACCACTACCGGTTATTTACTGGCAATTGCCATAATTATGGTCGCAAGCTCATATTTAAATGATCGCTTTTCGGCTAAACAATTATTTTTAACGGCAGCAATTACCTTTATTGTCGGCTCATTTGTTGCAGGGACAGCCACTAATTTTTGGCTTCTTCTAACTGGACGACTGATTTCGGCATTTGGCGCTGGCTTGTCAATTCCGTTAATGTTTAATCTGGTGGTTGAGCTGATACCGCAAGACAAATGGGGCTTTTATATGGGAATTACGGGGCTTGTAGTCATTTTAGCTCCATCCTTAGGACCAACTTTTGGTGGGACCGTTGTTTACTTCTATGGCTGGCCGTTAATTTTTGGTATTGCGGCAATAATTGGTCTGATAATCCTTGTTTTGGGCCTGTTTATGGTCGAACAATACCATGAGAAAAAGCATCCGCAATTTGATTGGCGCAGTTATATTATTATTGCAGCAGCGATGGTGATTTTTAGCTTAACCTTCAATCAAATCGGTCAGGGGCTGACCAATATTTGGTTTTGGCTAGGGATGATAGTCGTTGCGGTTTTAGGTTGGTTGTTTATTAAATCAGTCAAAAATAGTGACAAGCAGCTGCTCAACCTAGCAGTTTTTAAAAACAAGGCATTTATTTGTGCACTGATTTCGTATTTATTGTTGCAATTTATTAATATCGGCACTAGCTTTGCACTACCAAATTATGTTCAGATTGTTAATCATTCAAGTTCGCTGGTTGGTGGGCTGATTTTACTGCCGGGTTGTATCTTAAGCGGCGTGCTTAATCCGTGGTTTGGTCATATTTATGACCAAAAGGGTGCCAAACTGCCACTTTTGACAGGGACAATCTTTTGCATGATTGCTTGTATTTTATTTGCAATTTTCAGTTTGAAGATTTCGACAATAATGATTGTTGTTTTTTATGGCATTATGATTATTGGCCGGCAGTTAGCCTTTAATAATACAATGGCAGAAGCTTCTAAATTGCAGCCAGATGAATTACACACCGATGCAACGGCAGTCTTTCAGACAGGACAACAGTATGCTGGCTCTCTAGGTACGACAGTTATGGCAACAATTATTTCTGCTTGGCAAAAGAAACCGGGTAATTATGCGGCAATGACGGCTAAAGGTAGTCAAATTGCATTTATTGTGTTAATTTTTGCTAGCGCTATTATCTTATGTAGTTATCTTAGAATGTTTAAACTTGAACGACAAAATAGTAATTAA
- a CDS encoding serine hydrolase domain-containing protein encodes MIDYSTTQNLIESMVSERIVPGVNYAFIKNKQTFTSTVGFATIYPQVSQLSPFAEYDLASLTKVLATENILLKLYGKGKLNFSEPLHDFIPEFTDRRVRLFHLLTHTSGIRGWIDHRDELNHDDLINAIIHLPVTDEFEHKMRYADTNFILLGLVIKKIYGRSVQEVAASEIFVPAGLTETTFKPVISDCVPTALFNGQVLQGVPHDPKARQLGSDCGSAGLFSSMEDLIKISKGYLGLNPNILPYDQDVVSQLFENKNPAGIKPRSWGWDIRFDPESHYPLILHTGYTGTLILLDRVKKSGLILLTNRIHPTGHNQIFLTMREKIIRSFLTENDK; translated from the coding sequence ATGATTGATTACTCAACCACCCAAAACCTTATTGAATCAATGGTTTCCGAACGGATCGTACCGGGCGTTAATTACGCCTTTATTAAAAATAAACAAACTTTCACTTCAACAGTGGGCTTTGCCACGATCTATCCGCAAGTTAGCCAGCTCAGCCCGTTCGCCGAATATGACCTAGCTAGTTTAACCAAAGTCCTTGCAACTGAAAATATTTTACTAAAATTATACGGCAAAGGCAAACTTAACTTCTCTGAGCCCCTGCACGACTTCATTCCCGAATTTACGGACCGCCGTGTGCGCCTATTTCATCTTCTTACCCACACTAGCGGTATCCGTGGCTGGATCGACCATCGCGACGAATTGAATCATGATGATTTAATTAATGCAATCATCCACTTGCCGGTAACCGACGAGTTTGAACATAAAATGCGCTATGCCGACACCAATTTTATTTTGTTGGGCTTGGTAATTAAAAAAATTTACGGTAGATCCGTTCAAGAAGTGGCTGCTTCCGAAATTTTTGTGCCCGCAGGACTGACTGAGACCACCTTTAAGCCTGTAATTAGCGATTGCGTGCCAACTGCCTTATTTAATGGTCAAGTCCTTCAGGGTGTCCCTCATGACCCTAAGGCGCGACAATTAGGCAGTGACTGCGGCTCTGCTGGGTTATTTTCCTCAATGGAGGATTTAATCAAAATCAGCAAGGGCTACCTGGGGCTTAATCCTAACATCTTGCCTTATGACCAAGATGTTGTTAGCCAACTTTTTGAAAATAAAAATCCAGCAGGCATAAAACCGCGCTCTTGGGGCTGGGATATCCGCTTTGATCCTGAGAGTCATTATCCCCTAATCCTTCACACCGGATATACCGGAACCTTGATTTTGCTTGATCGCGTTAAAAAATCCGGACTGATTTTACTGACCAATCGCATACACCCAACGGGTCATAACCAGATTTTCTTAACAATGCGTGAAAAAATTATCCGCAGCTTTTTAACTGAAAATGATAAATAA